The Anomaloglossus baeobatrachus isolate aAnoBae1 chromosome 7, aAnoBae1.hap1, whole genome shotgun sequence sequence GACTGCCCGAGGCTACGATGTAGAGAAGAACAACAGCCGGGTGAAGCTGGGCGTCAAGGGTCTGGTCACCAAAGGCGTCCTGCTCCAGGTGAAGGGCAGCGGCGCCTCCGGATCCTTCAAGCTGAACAAGAAGCAGGAGACCAAGGACAAGGTGGCcaagaagaagccagcagctgCGGCCAAGAAACCCGCTGCAGCAAAGAAAGCGGCCAAATCTCCTAAGAAGCCCAAGAAGGCTCCGACCGCGGCCAAGAAGAGCCCGAAGAAGGCAAAGAAGCCCGCAGCTGCCAAGAAGGCGGCAAAGAGCCCCAAGAAGAAGGCCGCTCCGAAACCCGAGAAGGTGACAAAAAGTCCGGCTAAGAAGGCGGCAAAACCCAAAGCTGCAAAGCGTCCGGCTAAGAAGGCGGCGAAAGCCAAGAAGTAGtaatgggaaatctagttcattttggtgattagtttatttagttcagtatttctctcctgcgaggagctgacaggaaatgcatcatgtgacctgtgaactaaatgaactatatgtgCTGCTGAACTAAATGTATTGAGCATGAATCAGGAcagcctagttcagtctgatgcatctcactgagcccagcagcgccccctgtgtagagtgtagagtactgaaccataatgaatgtgtatgagggagctgaggagcagttcagcagccaccattttgagaacagaacaggagccagtggtaaagattttagcaagactgatcttatAGGCTACAGGAGGCtggtcctctacaggaggctgatcctatcacacagacgggtgaggggcatgaaccacacacacaaactctctctcatacacacatatgagctgtgtctgtctactgtgcaatttcagtttttattaatattattattagtattatatttgtatttgatgtgtggtctagtgttttactaccttcttttccagcatcaggagctgtaaagagccagtgtgagagcaggagcctcctggagctgtagaggatcactcactgtctcctcacactgctgtttacttcataatgaactaatctctgtcaggatggtgaactagttcactctgagtagttcattttgaactactcactcacaaACTACCCATCACTACCAAGAAGCCCGCGGCTAAGAAATAAGCTGCAGCCGCCCTGATACTTCCtcacaaaggctcttttcagagccaaCACCTTGTCCcggcagagctgtgatcaggagcggagattgtatttttcattcttccgCACAGTGTCTCCATCTATAGGATCCCGCACACTGGTGTCACTataacatacctcccaacttttaaagaaggaaaagagggacaaagtttggggCGCACGCAGCACGCTGTGGcaattttttaggccacgccccctaaccacacccatttcacagtcacgcccatatccactcccccatccacacccattcagcatggacacgcaggcagctggcgggcctccagcatggacacgcaggcagccggcgggcctccagcatggacacgcaggcagccggcgggcctccagcacggagaagcaggcagccacagtgaggcggccggtcgcccgcacagacaggcggcggggggcgcccgcacagacaggcggcggggggcgcccgcacagacaggcggcgggggcgctcgcacagacaggcggcgggggcgctcgcacagacaggcggcggggggcgcccgcacagacaggcggcggggggcgcctgcacagacaggcggcggggggcgcccgcacagacaggtggcgggcgcccgcagagacaggcggccgaccgcacagagaggctccggccgggggggaatcagcgctggggagattatgtttacataccttagcagcagcacagtgcagtttcgggcagcgcgctcctctctgttatgccacgtcacgtgttaggatggtaggagggaaaagcagggaggcggggagagagtgggtgggcggagcccgggagacggccgtcccgcccgtggcaacgggacaaataatgcaaagcgtgatagtcccgctgtatccgggacggttgggaggtatgctataaTGAGGGTTATTATTTCCCCGGCTCTGGCGCTGTATATTCCCGCCATATCACTTGTGCAGCTGATCACACCCCGGCCGCGCTCCAGCAGGTCATAGTAGCGGGAGTGATGCGCATGTAATGAGCTCTTCTGTCGCTGCTCCCTTTTGAGCGCAGATTGGAGCCTACAAGTCACATTTAcccgcatcatcatcatcatcagattTTGGCGCCGGGAACATTAAAACCCGCGTTAGGATGTGTAGAAGGAGGAGGGAGCGGCGCTATACAGCTCTGCGGGAATCTACAAATACAGGCACATCGGCTGCTACTGTAACACctgcttgttacggggggctgtctgataataaccgaaaggagtatcagacagtcagggtccaccgtgcaaagactttgctgcagactatggcagagtgcaatacctctgttaactcacagaaggatataataagaaagtaaagcaattcctcccttacttggagggtgtgtggaatgatctctgttaataatcacagagacaaaggcaatgtgtgcgaaatggcacctacctaggtccgctcttctagtagtgcaaaagagacgaacagcagcgtaagccgcacaaagctcctacctgcgttcgctccactagt is a genomic window containing:
- the LOC142246194 gene encoding histone H1.3-like, whose amino-acid sequence is MAETAPAAAPPAAEPAAKSKKQPKKSGAAKKSKKSSGPSISELIVNAVSASKERSGVSLAAVKKLLTARGYDVEKNNSRVKLGVKGLVTKGVLLQVKGSGASGSFKLNKKQETKDKVAKKKPAAAAKKPAAAKKAAKSPKKPKKAPTAAKKSPKKAKKPAAAKKAAKSPKKKAAPKPEKVTKSPAKKAAKPKAAKRPAKKAAKAKK